The sequence below is a genomic window from bacterium.
ATGCTGAAGGCGGCGGTCGTCCCGTTCCGTGAGTTCATGCTGGAGCACACCCGCGAGGAGGACCTGGCCACCTTCCTCGAGCTCAGCGATGCGCCGCCGCCGGCGAGCCCGGACGAGATCCCGCTGATGACGCTCGCGTCCGCGTTCGTGACGAGCGAGCTGCGGGCGGCGTTCCAGATGGGGTTCGTGCTGTTCCTGCCATTCGTCGTGATCGACATCGTGGTGGCGTCCGTGCTCATGAGCCTGGGCATGTTCATGCTGCCGCCCGTCATGATCTCGCTCCCGTGCAAGCTTCTCCTGTTCGTGCTGGTCGACGGCTGGACGCTGGTCGTCCAGAGTCTGGCGGCGAGCTTCCGCTGAGGTGCCCCGCATGTCTTTCGCTCTGACGCTGGACCTGGCGCGCAACGCGATCCTGCACGCCCTGCTGCTGGCCGGGCCGCTGCTGCTGGTCGCCGTGGTGGTGGGCCTCCTGGTGAGCGTGGCGCAGGCGGTCACGCAGATCCAGGAACAGACGATCGCGTTCGTGGCGAAGCTGGTGGCCGTCTCGATCGTGTTCCTGGTGATGCTGAGCTGGCTGCTCCAGATCGCCGTGCGCTACACCACCGAGCTGATGCGGGGCGTGCCCGGGATGGTGTCATGACACCGGGGGCCTTCGATCCGACGGCGCCGGGCGCACTCGCCCTGATCGCACTGCTCGGCGCGCGCGTGGGCGGCCTGCTCCTGATCGCGCCGGCACTCTCGGGCCGGCCGGTGCCGATGATGGTGCGCACGGCGTTGCTGGTCCTGCTGACGATGGTGCTGCTGCCGGCGAGCGCGGCGGCGGCGGCGGGCGGCGCCGTGCCGCGTGTGACGGCCGCGACGCTGCTGTGCGAGACGCTCATCGGCATGGCTCTCGGCCTCGGCGCCGCGGTGTTCGTGGGCGCAGCGGAGGCGGCGGGTGACCTGATCTCGGTGCAGATGGGGCTCTCCGCAGCGGCGGTGCTGGACCCGGTGACGCAGCAGTCCACGCCTACGCTTGCCAGCTTCACCCGCCTGTTCGCCACGGCGCTGCTGTTCGCCGTCGGCGGTCACCTGGCGATGATCGGCGCGCTGGCCTCGAGCGTGGATCTGCTGCCGGTGGGTGGCGAGATCGATGCCGCCGACGGCCTCCGCGCCATGGTGATGCTCGGCGGCGAGCTGTTCGTTCTCGGCCTGCGCTTCGCCGCGCCCGTGGCGGCCGCGCTGCTCGTCAGCAACGTGGCGCTGGGAATCCTCGCCAGGACGATGCCGCAGCTCAACGCGTTGATCGTTGCGTTCCCGGTGCAGATCGGGCTGGGTCTGTTCACCCTCGGCGTGGCGCTGCCGTACGTCGCGGCGCCGTTCGCGTCGTGGCCGTTGTCGTACGAGGCGGTCACCTCGCGCCTGCTCGACGCCTTCATGCCGTGAGGTCCCGCGACGATGGCGGACGAGTCGTTCCAGGAGCGGACAGAAGCGCCGACGCCGAAGCGGCGGCAGGACGCGAGGCGGCGCGGCGAGCTGCCGCGGAGCGCCGAGGTCTCGACCGCGCTGCTCCTCATGGCGGGAGCCGTGGTGGTGCACATGGGCTCGAACTCCATGGCGAACGCGATGCGGACGCTGTTCGGCGGCAGCACGCGGATGGCCGTGACGCCGCCGGGCGACCTCGATGGCGCGGTGTGGTGGGTGCGGATGGTCGGGCAACAGACGCTGGGCGCGCTTGCGCCGGTGCTGGCGGGGGTCGCCGGGGCCGCGCTGCTCGTGGGCGCGGCGCAGGCCCGCGGGGTGTTCGCTACGCAGGCCCTGGAGCCGAAGTGGTCGCGGCTCTCGCCGGTGGGCAACCTCAAGCGGATCGTGAGCCTGCGCGCGCTCATCGAGCTGGCCAAATCGCTGCTCAAGCTGCTCGTCGTGGGCGCGGCGATGGTGTCCGCGCTGTCCATGGCCTGGTCCGAGCTGCTGGCGCTGGGGCAGCAGGCGCCGTTCGCGTTCGCGCAGCTCGTGCGGCGCTACACGGTGCGACTCCTGGCCTCGGCCGGCGCGGCGTACGTGGTGCTCGCCGTGGGCGACTACCTGTATCAGGTCTGGCAGCACGAGAAGAACCTGCGCATGAGCCGCGAGGAGCTGAAGCAGGAGCTCAAGGAGACGGAAGGCGACCTGATGGTGCGGGCGCGGCTCCGCAGCATGGGGCGCTCACTGGCGCGGCGGCGCATGTTCCGTGACGTCCCGACGTCGGACGTCGTCATCACGAACCCGACACACGTTGCGGTGGCGTTGAAGTACGACCCCACGCGTGCGCCCGCGCCCATCGTGACGGCGATGGGGCAGCGCAAGATCGCGGAGCGCATCAAGGCGATCGCGCTCGAGCACGGCGTGCCGGTGGTGGAGAACCCGCCCGTCGCCCGCGCGCTCCTCGCCACGGGGCGCGTCGGCTGGCCGATCCCCGCCGAGCTGTACGTCGCGGTGGCGGAGATCCTGGCGTTCGTGATCCGCCAGCGCTCGGGCCGCTTGGGTTGGGATGGAGTGGAGATCCGATGAGCACGACGGTGGTTCCACAGGCGGCATCCCTGCCGGAGATGCGGCGAGCGGACTACGGCATGGCGGCGGCCGTCGTGCTGGTGCTCGCGCTGCTCGTGCTGCCGATGCCGCCCGCGCTATTGGACATCGCCCTCGCCCTGAGCATCGGCGCATCCCTGGCGGTGCTGCTGGTGGCGATGAACACGTCGAACGCGCTGGACTTCAGCACGTTCCCCACGGTGTTGCTGGTCCTGACGCTGTTCCGCCTGGCGCTCAACGTCTGCAGCACGCGGCTGATCCTGAGCGAGGGCAAAGCCGGTCGCGTGATCCAGGCGTTCGGCGAGTTCGTGATCGGCGGCAACTACGCGGTCGGCGCGATCATCTTCCTGATCCTGATCGTCATCAACTTCGTGGTGATCACGAAGGGTGCGGGCCGCATCGCGGAAGTGGCGGCACGCTTCACACTGGACGCGATGCCGGGCCGGCAGATGAGCATCGACGGCGACCTGAGCGCCGGGCTCATCGACGACGTGGAGGCCAAGCGGCGCCGCGAGGAGATCGCCCGCGAGGCGGACTTCTACGGCGCCATGGACGGCGCGGCGAAGTTCGTGCGCGGCGACGCCATCGCCGGCCTGGTCATCACGGGTCTGAACATCCTGGGCGGCATCTTCATCGGCGTGATCCAGCGCGGCATGCCGCTGAGCCGCGCCCTGCAGGAGTACACGGTGCTCACGGTCGGCGACGGGCTGGTCAGCCAGATCCCGGCGCTGCTGGTGAGCACGGCTGCGGGGATCATGGTCACCCACGCGGCCGAGGGCGAGCGGGTGGGCTCCGCTGTGCTGGGCCAGGTCTCGCGGCAGCCGCGGGCGCTGTGGACGAGCTCGGCGTTCCTCGCGGGGTTCGGCCTGGTCCCCGGCCTGCCCACCGCGCCGTTCGTGCTGCTGGCGGGCATCACGGCACTGGCCGCCTACGCGGCCGGGACCGCTCAGCGGCGGACGCGGGCGCTCGAACTGGTGAAGCGGCCGGCAGAGAAGGAGGCGGAGCCGGACAGCCCGGTGAAGGACCTGCTCCAGATCGACCCCGTCGAGCTGGAGGTCGGCTACGGCCTGATCCCGCTGGTGGACGAGCGGCAGGGCGGCGACCTGCTGGAGCGGATCCGGCTGCTGCGCAAGCAGGCCGCCCTCGAGCTCGGGATCCTGATCCCACCCATCCGCATCCGCGACGACATGCGTCTCGCCGCCACGGAGTACGTGATTCGTCTGCGCGGCAGCGAGATCGCGCGCGCGGAAGTCTTCCCGCGGATGCTGCTCGCGCTGGACACGGGCGGCGTGGTCGGCACCGTCGACGGGATCGAGACGAAGGACCCGAGCTTCGGCATGCCCGCACGCTGGATCGCGCCGGCGCTGCGCGGCGATGCAGAGGCCATGGGCTACACCGTCGTCGAGCCGTCCATGGTGCTGGCGACGCATCTCATCGAGACGTTGAAGCGCCACGCCGCGGACCTGCTGAGCCGGCAGGACGTCAAGGAGATGGTGGACGCGCTGAAGCAGACGTACCCGGCGCTCGTGGACGAGGTGGTGCCGGCCAAGGTCCCGCTGGGCACGTTGCACCGCGTGCTGCAGCGGCTGGTGCGCGAGCAGGTGCCGATCCGCGACATGGTGACGATCCTCGAGGCGTTGGCGGACGCGGCGGACCAGACCAAGGATCCCGAGGCGCTGACGGAGCACGTGCGGCGTGCGCTGTCGAAGGTGATCGCCGAGATGCATGCGGGTCCATCCGGCGTGGTGCGAGGCATTGCTCTGGGACCGCGGCTGGAGGCCGCGCTCATGGGGCTCTTCGCCGCGCGGCAGGGCAAGGTGCTCGAACCGGTGCTGGATCCCGACAAGCTGGCGGGCGTGCTGCGCCGTCTGGACGCCCTGGCGCGCGAGCACGGCACGGGCGGCAGGCCGGTGCCGCTGATCAGCCCCCCGACGCTGCGCGTCGGCATCCGTCGCCTGCTGGAGCCGGTGCTGCCCGCCATCCCGGTGATCTCACTCGCCGAGATCCCGCCGCACGTGAACGTGGAGACCGTGGCGATCTGGGAGCTGCCCGATGACGCGTGAGCCGATCGGGATGAACGTGGGCGCGCTGCGCGGCGTGTCGGAAGAAGGCCGGGCCATGGCCGTACGGCCTGGCGCGGCGCCACGGCGGGCTGGCGCCGTGGTGGCGGCAGACGGGGCCGATGACGCTGAACTCTGGCTGGCGTACCGCCGGACGGGGGACCCCGCGATCCGGAACCGGCTGCTCTCGCGCAACCTCGGGCTGGTCTACCACGTCGCCCGGCGAATGATCAGGACGCTGTCCACGGACGTGGAGCTCGACGAGCTGATCAGCTCGGGCTCCATGGGCCTGCTGAACGCGGTGGAGAGCTACGACCCAGACCGTGGCGTGGCGTTCAGCACGTACGCGGCGCAGCGGATCCGCGGCGCGATCCTGGATGACCTGCGCAGCCGCGACCCGGTCTCGCGCGCGGCGCGGCAGAAGCTGCGGGCGCTGGAGACGGCGCGGGAGTCGCTCACCGAGGCGCTGGCGCGCCCGCCCGCGGACCACGAGCTGGCGGAGCGGCTGGGGATCACGGTGGAGGAGCTGTGGCGCTGGCAGGCCGCGGCCACGGAGCCCGTGCACGTCCCGCTGGACGAGCCGTTGCCCGATGGCGACACGGAAACCGCGCTCCGCGCCGAGCTGGTGCCGGACGAAGAGGGCGAAGACATCGAGACGACCCTCGACCGAGACCAGGAGCTGGACCTGGTGCGGGACGAGATCCTGCGGCTGCCGGAGCGCGAGCGCGTCGTCCTCTCGCTCTACTACTTCGAGGAGTTGAAGCTGCACGAGATCGGGCGGCTGCTCGGCCTCACGGAGTCGCGCGTCTCGCAGATCCGGTCGAAGGCGCTCGAGACGCTGCGCAGGAGGTTGCACCATTTGAGGGAGGTCAGCCGATGAGCGACCGCGTCGTGGCGACAGCCGCGGCCATCTGGAGGGAGGGACGATGAACACGCTGCCGCTGCGTCATGCGGCGCAGGCGCTCTACTACTGGGAGCGCCGGCAAGAAGCGCTCGCGAACAACCTCGCCAACGCCGAGACGGACGGGTTCAAGGGCATGCGGGTGTTCGCTCGGCTGGTGGAAGGCGCGCTGCTCGCGCCCGAGGCCGCCACGGACTTCCGTCAGGGCGCGCTCACGCCCACGGGCCAGCCGCTGGACCTGGCCATTGAGGGCGATGGGTTCTTCGTGGTCCAGACCGCGCGCGGCGAGCGGCTCAGCCGCGGCGGGTCGCTGCGCCTGGACGAGGCGGGACGGTTGGTGGACGCGGCCGGCCGCCCGCTGCTGGGCGAACGCGGCCCCATCGTCGTGCCGCCGGGGGTGGTGGAGGTGGACCGGGACGGCGTGGTGCGCGTGGACGGGACCGAGGTCGGCCGGCTGCGCATCGAGCGGCTGCCCGAGGGCGCGGAGCCGGTGCGCGACGAGGGCACACTGTTCGTCCCGCCGGCGGAGCGGATCCGCGTGCCCGAGGGCGAGCGCCGGGTGCGGCAGGGCTTCATCGAGCGGAGCAACGTGAATCCGCTCGACAGCCTGGTAGAGATGATCACGGTCCAGCGCAACTACGCCGCCATCGAGCGCAGCATTCGTGTGCTCGACGGCGTGCTCGAGCGCATCTCGAACGACATCGGGAGACTGTCCTGATGCTCCGCGGGCGGCGTGCCCGCGGTCCCCTACGATCACGAACCGGAAAGGCGGTGCAGCATGGATCCGGCACTTCGAGCGGCGGCAACGGGAATGGCCGCACAGCAGACGCGTGTCGAGGTGATCGCGAACAACCTGGCCAACGTGAACACGCCGGGGTTCAAGCGCAGCCGCGCGCATTTCGAGGACCTGCTCTACCAGATGGCGCAGGGCGCGGCGGCGGTCGGCGGCCCGGCCGCGACGACGCTGCCGGCGATCCAGGTCGGTCGCGGGACGCGGCTGGCGGCGGTGCAGCGCATCGAGACGCAGGGCCCGATCGAGCAGACGGGGCGCCCGCTGGACCTGGCGATCGAAGGCGCTGGCTACTTCCAGGTCCAGCTCCCGAACGGCACGATCGCCTACACGCGGGACGGAAGCTTCATGATCTCGGACCAGGGCACGCTGGTCACGCACGGCGGTTACACCGTCCTGCCCGGGATCGATATCCCACCCGACGCCATGAGCATCACCATCTCGCGCAACGGCGTCGTGACCGTGGAGGCCGCGGGCCAGACGGAGCCGATCGAGATCGGCCGTATCGAGCTGGCGCGGTTCGCGAACCCCGCCGGCCTGCTCGCGCTGGGCGAGAACCTGTTCGCCGAGACGCCCGCGTCTGGTCCCGCGATCATCGGATACGCGCAGGAAGACGGCTTCGGGCGCATCATCCAGGGCAGCCTCGAGGCCAGCAACGTGGAGATCGTGCAGGAGATGGTGGACATGATCGCCGCCCTGCGCGCCTACGAGATCAACTCGAAGGCGGTCAAGGCGAGCGAGGACATGGCCGAGATTACCAATGGGATGGTGCGCTGACGCCGGTGCGATGGTCCGGTCTCGCACGCGTACTCGCGGGCCTGCGTGGCGTCGCCGGTTCCTGGGTTGCGCGGCGCTGCTCCTGGCCTGGGCGGATGGCGGGTCGGCGCAGCTCGCGCCGGCGCCCGGGATGGATGGCGATGCGTCGGGCGCCGTGGACGCGTGGACGCCGGCGCCGGGATTCGAGCGGCGCGTGCGGAGCGCCATCGCCCAGCGCTGGGACGTGGATCCCGAGGCCGTGCGACTCGAGTGGGGCGCCGCAGCGCCCGGCACACCGCCGACGGACGACGCCGCGTTCGAGCTGGTGGGGACGGGCGCGGGCGGGCACTGGTGGCTGAGCGTCCGGGATCCGGTGAGCGGAGCGATGCGCCTGCGGGTCCGGGCCGGCGTCGAGGTGATGGAGGCCGTGGCCGCGCGCCGGCTCGAGCGCGGCGTGGCGCTGACGGAGGCCGACGTCGCGCACACCGTGACCGTGCATTGGGGCGCGCCGCCACGGGAGGGGGCTCCGGTGGGCGCAGGGTGGGTCACACGCCGCGTGATCGCGGCCGGCGAGGCGCTGCGCCCGCCCGCCGTCGCCCCGCCGGTGCTGGTGAACGCCGGCGAGCCGGTGCAGGTGGTCGCGCGCCGGGGCAACGTCGAGCTGACGTTGCGGGCGCGTGCCGCCAACTCGGCCGCGGCCGGAGAACGGGTGACCGTACGCACCGAGGCCGGCCGGCGGCTGCAAGGCGTTGCCGTCGCGCGCGGCGTGGTGCGCATCGATTGAGGAGGAGCCGGACATGGGACTGACGCGTTCCATTGCCGCGCTGGCGCTGGCGGCCGCCGCGCACGGCGTCCTGGTGGCGGACGCCGCCGCGCAACAGACCGCACAGGATTCCACGGCGCAGTCGTACGACGCCCCGCGGGCGGCGCTCTCCGGCCGGCGCTCGTGGCTCTCGGACCGGCGGGACTTCCGGCCCGGCGACCTCATCACGGTGCTGGTGGACGAGTACACGCTGGCCACGGCGAACAAGGCCACGATCGCGTCGCGGGACCGGAGCAGCCAGGCGACGCTGGATGTGGAAGACGCCACCGCACGACCGGGCCGGCGGGATGTGGTGGACCTCGGCCTGCGCAGCCGCGTGGGTACCGAATCCCGCGAGCGTGGCCAGGCGACGCGGCAGGATCGGCTCGCCGCGGAGATCACGGTCCGCGTCGTCGAGATCGCGCCGAGCGGACTGATGCGCGTCGAGGGCGGGAAGACGGTGATCATGGACGAGCACGAGCAGTACGTGACGCTCACCGGTTGGGTTCGGCCCGAGGACGTGACGCCGCAGAACGTCGTCGAGTCGTGGCGCATCGCCGACAGCCGGATCGAGTACCGCGCCGAAGGCAAGCTGGGTAAGCCGCGTGGCGGGCTGCTCTCGCGCATCCTGGGGGTGATCTGGCCATGAGGACACGACTTCTCTCGCGCGCGCTGGCCGCCTCACTGGCGCTGCTGCTGCACCCGGCCATCGGGCGTGCGCAGGACGTGCGCATCCGCGACATCACGCTCGCCGACCGCGATGTCCCCGTCCGGCTGGTGGGCTACGGACTCGTGGTCGGCCTGGACGGCACGGGGGACCGCGCGATCGGCACGTACGGCGCGCGTCACACCGTGCAGTCCGTGGTGAACCTGCTGCGCAACTTCGACATCGAGGTGCCCGCCGCGATGCTGCGGACGCGGAACGTCGCCGCGGTCCTGGTCACGGCGGAGGTCTCGCCGTACCTGCGGCCGGGCGGCCGGTTCGACGTGCAGGTCGCGTCGCTCGGCGACGCGGTCTCGCTGCGCGGCGGCGTGCTGTGGATGACGCCGCTGGTGCCGGACGTGGGCGGGCCGGCGGTGGCGACGGCGCAGGGCGCGCTGGTGTTGAGCGATGGCGCGTCCTCGCGGCCGGTGCCCGGGACCGAGACCAGCGCCCGCATCCCGGAGGGCGGCCTGCTCGAGCAGGAGCTCCCGCGGCCCGCGTTCGCGAGCACATCGCGGCTGGTGCTGCGCGAGCCGGACATCGGCACGGCGCTGCGTATCGCGGCCGCGATCGACGCAGAGTTCGGTGCGGGCACCGCGCAGGTGGAGGATCCCGGCGCGGTCGCCTTGAACCCGCCCGGGGGGACCAGTCTCCCGGAGTTCCTTGCCCGGATCGGCGAGCTGCGGGTCACGCCGGACCGCCGCCCGCAGATCGTCATCGACGCCCGGGATGGCACCGTGGTCGCGGGCGGCGACCTGCGGGTCGGCAGCGCGGTGGTGAGCCACGCCGGCATGACGCTCACGATCGGCGGGGCGCAGGGGGGCGCGTACCTGGACGGCGACGGCGGCGCGCTGACGGGCGCCATCCGCGTGGACGCCGGTGCCACGGTGCAGGAGGTGGCGGCCGCGCTCCACGCGGTCGGCGCGGCGCCCCAGGAGATCGCGGCGATCTTCGAATCGCTGCAGCGGATCGGAGCACTCGCAGCAACGGTGGTGAGCCGATGAGCACGGGCGTGGGCATGACCGGCGTCATCTCACCGGCAGGCGCTCCTGCGCGTGAGCACGGGGCCGCTACGGACGCGCAGCTCCGACGCGCATGCGCGGAGCTCGAGGGCGTGTTCCTCAACGAGCTGTTCAAACTGATGCGGGAGACGGTGCCGGAAGGAGGCGTGGTGAGCGGCGGCACCGCCGAGGAGATCTTCACCAGCCTGCTGGACCAGCACCTCGCGGTCAGTGTGGCCGAGCGCTTGGACCGCGGCATCGGTGCGGCGCTCTATCGCAGCTTCCGCGCGGCGGTGCAGCCGCCGGCGGGGGAGGCGGGTGAGCCATGAGCGCGGGGAACGAGCCGTGTCGCGTGGCGACTCCGGACGGCCTTGCCGATGCGCTGGACACGGAGGCGCGCCTCCTGGACAAGCTGGTGGAGGTCTTGGTCCGGCAGCGCGATGCGATCGCCGCGTCGGACGTGGAGCGCATTGACGAGTGTGTGCATTCGGCGCACAGGGTGCTCCTCACGCTGAGTGAGGCGCAGCGCCGCCGGCGCGCGCTGCTCGGCACGCTCGCCGGCATGGAAGACGTGCCGCTCCGCTCGCTGGACCAGGTCCTGGGCGAGGCGGCGACGGAGGCGGTGATCGCGGCGCGGGACCGGCTGCTGGCCGCCGCGAAGGCGGCCAGTCGGGAGGTTGCGGTGAACCGCGACATCGTGGAGGCGGCCATGGCTGCCGGCGAGGCGCAGTTGCGGCTGCTCGCCGGAGCGGCCCGGCGGCGCCTCGCCTACGACGCACTCGCGAACGACGTGGAAGGGACGGGCAGTGGGGCTTTGATCAATCGTCACGCATGAGGGGATCATGATCGGCAGCATCCTTTCCATCGCGGCCGGCGCGATGACGGCGCACCAGAAGGCGGCGCAGTTCACGTCGCACAACATCGCGAACGCGGCCACCGAGGGCTACTCTCGTCAGCGTCCGGTGCTGGCGTCTGCGCCGTCGCTGCAGACGCCGTTCGGCTCGCTCGGCGGAGGTGTGTTCT
It includes:
- a CDS encoding flagellar biosynthetic protein FliQ is translated as MSFALTLDLARNAILHALLLAGPLLLVAVVVGLLVSVAQAVTQIQEQTIAFVAKLVAVSIVFLVMLSWLLQIAVRYTTELMRGVPGMVS
- a CDS encoding flagellar biosynthesis protein FlhB; its protein translation is MADESFQERTEAPTPKRRQDARRRGELPRSAEVSTALLLMAGAVVVHMGSNSMANAMRTLFGGSTRMAVTPPGDLDGAVWWVRMVGQQTLGALAPVLAGVAGAALLVGAAQARGVFATQALEPKWSRLSPVGNLKRIVSLRALIELAKSLLKLLVVGAAMVSALSMAWSELLALGQQAPFAFAQLVRRYTVRLLASAGAAYVVLAVGDYLYQVWQHEKNLRMSREELKQELKETEGDLMVRARLRSMGRSLARRRMFRDVPTSDVVITNPTHVAVALKYDPTRAPAPIVTAMGQRKIAERIKAIALEHGVPVVENPPVARALLATGRVGWPIPAELYVAVAEILAFVIRQRSGRLGWDGVEIR
- the flhA gene encoding flagellar biosynthesis protein FlhA; the protein is MRRADYGMAAAVVLVLALLVLPMPPALLDIALALSIGASLAVLLVAMNTSNALDFSTFPTVLLVLTLFRLALNVCSTRLILSEGKAGRVIQAFGEFVIGGNYAVGAIIFLILIVINFVVITKGAGRIAEVAARFTLDAMPGRQMSIDGDLSAGLIDDVEAKRRREEIAREADFYGAMDGAAKFVRGDAIAGLVITGLNILGGIFIGVIQRGMPLSRALQEYTVLTVGDGLVSQIPALLVSTAAGIMVTHAAEGERVGSAVLGQVSRQPRALWTSSAFLAGFGLVPGLPTAPFVLLAGITALAAYAAGTAQRRTRALELVKRPAEKEAEPDSPVKDLLQIDPVELEVGYGLIPLVDERQGGDLLERIRLLRKQAALELGILIPPIRIRDDMRLAATEYVIRLRGSEIARAEVFPRMLLALDTGGVVGTVDGIETKDPSFGMPARWIAPALRGDAEAMGYTVVEPSMVLATHLIETLKRHAADLLSRQDVKEMVDALKQTYPALVDEVVPAKVPLGTLHRVLQRLVREQVPIRDMVTILEALADAADQTKDPEALTEHVRRALSKVIAEMHAGPSGVVRGIALGPRLEAALMGLFAARQGKVLEPVLDPDKLAGVLRRLDALAREHGTGGRPVPLISPPTLRVGIRRLLEPVLPAIPVISLAEIPPHVNVETVAIWELPDDA
- a CDS encoding FliA/WhiG family RNA polymerase sigma factor, translated to MTREPIGMNVGALRGVSEEGRAMAVRPGAAPRRAGAVVAADGADDAELWLAYRRTGDPAIRNRLLSRNLGLVYHVARRMIRTLSTDVELDELISSGSMGLLNAVESYDPDRGVAFSTYAAQRIRGAILDDLRSRDPVSRAARQKLRALETARESLTEALARPPADHELAERLGITVEELWRWQAAATEPVHVPLDEPLPDGDTETALRAELVPDEEGEDIETTLDRDQELDLVRDEILRLPERERVVLSLYYFEELKLHEIGRLLGLTESRVSQIRSKALETLRRRLHHLREVSR
- the flgF gene encoding flagellar biosynthesis protein FlgF (FlgF, with FlgB and C, makes up the proximal portion of the flagellar basal body rod; Rhodobacter sphaeroides has 2 copies of this and other flagella genes), whose amino-acid sequence is MNTLPLRHAAQALYYWERRQEALANNLANAETDGFKGMRVFARLVEGALLAPEAATDFRQGALTPTGQPLDLAIEGDGFFVVQTARGERLSRGGSLRLDEAGRLVDAAGRPLLGERGPIVVPPGVVEVDRDGVVRVDGTEVGRLRIERLPEGAEPVRDEGTLFVPPAERIRVPEGERRVRQGFIERSNVNPLDSLVEMITVQRNYAAIERSIRVLDGVLERISNDIGRLS
- the flgG gene encoding flagellar basal-body rod protein FlgG, whose product is MDPALRAAATGMAAQQTRVEVIANNLANVNTPGFKRSRAHFEDLLYQMAQGAAAVGGPAATTLPAIQVGRGTRLAAVQRIETQGPIEQTGRPLDLAIEGAGYFQVQLPNGTIAYTRDGSFMISDQGTLVTHGGYTVLPGIDIPPDAMSITISRNGVVTVEAAGQTEPIEIGRIELARFANPAGLLALGENLFAETPASGPAIIGYAQEDGFGRIIQGSLEASNVEIVQEMVDMIAALRAYEINSKAVKASEDMAEITNGMVR
- the flgA gene encoding flagella basal body P-ring formation protein FlgA — its product is MGWCADAGAMVRSRTRTRGPAWRRRFLGCAALLLAWADGGSAQLAPAPGMDGDASGAVDAWTPAPGFERRVRSAIAQRWDVDPEAVRLEWGAAAPGTPPTDDAAFELVGTGAGGHWWLSVRDPVSGAMRLRVRAGVEVMEAVAARRLERGVALTEADVAHTVTVHWGAPPREGAPVGAGWVTRRVIAAGEALRPPAVAPPVLVNAGEPVQVVARRGNVELTLRARAANSAAAGERVTVRTEAGRRLQGVAVARGVVRID
- a CDS encoding flagellar biosynthesis protein FlgJ; translated protein: MSTGVGMTGVISPAGAPAREHGAATDAQLRRACAELEGVFLNELFKLMRETVPEGGVVSGGTAEEIFTSLLDQHLAVSVAERLDRGIGAALYRSFRAAVQPPAGEAGEP